The following is a genomic window from Mus pahari chromosome 1, PAHARI_EIJ_v1.1, whole genome shotgun sequence.
CAAAAGGAACTGATTCCTATGAGCAAGTAAGAGCTATCTGTAGTTGAGTCCTTTAACAATAGAATATTTGATGCTGTGTTGTATTTCCTCAGCTTCGAAGAACAGCTTTTCTTAGATGTTGGGGAGATTTTACAGTCATTACTCAGtcagaacttatttttaaatgggaaCATAGAAGGACCATTCTGGGATGGTTTTGTTTGTATGCAGTGAATGCATAAAACACATAACTTGTTTGTTTGATCTTGctttttccatgattttttttattattttctttatttacatttcaaatgctatcccgaaagttccctatacccctccccgcccctgcccccctacccacccactcccacttcttggccctggccctcccctgtgttgggtcatatgaagtttgcaagaccacggggcctcttttcccaatgatggccatcatctgctacatatgcagctagagacacgagctcagggggtactgatagttcatattgttgttccacatacagggttgcatcgtccttcagctccttgggtactttctctagctcctccattggtggccctgtgttccatccaatagctgactgtgaacatccacttctgtgtttgccaggcactggcatagcctcacaagaggccgctatatcagggtcccttcagcaaaatcttgctggtatatgcattagtatctgggtttggtggttgatgatgggatggatccccagatggggtagtctctggatagtccatcctttcatcttagctctaaattttgtctctgtatctatatcctttcatgggtattttgttccttattNNNNNNNNNNNNNNNNNNNNNNNNNNNNNNNNNNNNNNNNNNNNNNNNNNNNNNNNNNNNNNNNNNNNNNNNNNNNNNNNNNNNNNNNNNNNNNNNNNNNNNNNNNNNNNNNNNNNNNNNNNNNNNNNNNNNNNNNNNNNNNNNNNNNNNNNNNNNNNNNNNNNNNNNNNNNNNNNNNNNNNNNNNNNNNNNNNNNNNNNNNNNNNNNNNNNNNNNNNNNNNNNNNNNNNNNNNNNNNNNNNNNNNNNNNNNNNNNNNNNNNNNNNNNNNNNNNNNNNNNNNNNNNNNNNNNNNNNNNNNNNNNNNNNNNNNNNNNNNNNNNNNNNNNNNNNNNNNNNNNNNNNNNNNNNNNNNNNNNNNNNNNNNNNNNNNNNNNNNNNNNNNNNNNNNNNNNNNNNNNNNNNNNNNNNNNNNNNNNNNNNNNNNNNNNNNNNNNNNNNNNNNNNNNNNNNNNNNNNNNNNNNNNNNNNNNNNNNNNNNNNNNNNNNNNNNNNNNNNNNNNNNNNNNNNNNNNNNNNNNNNNNNNNNNNNNNNNNNNNNNNNNNNNNNNNNNNNNNNNNNNNNNNNNNNtgccttacagaagctttgcaattttatgaggtcccatttgtcaattcttgattttacagcacaagccattggtgttctgttgagaaatgttttccctctgctcatatcttcgaggcttttccccactttctcctctatcaatttcaatgtctctggttttatatggaggtggGAAAGGCATcagattactggagccagaatgGGGATCTTtaccagaagctgtgtcacttctgcaggctgccctctccccggcaataTACCGGAACCAAGATCTTATCTTGTTTTTAATACTCAAAAGAACTGAAGATGAAAACACAAGTTGATGAGATTCCTTCATTGTGAACATTTTCCTGAAACCATAACCTTTCAAGTTAAGCAGATTCTATTATTTATTGGATAGTTTAAAAACAACCACATCAGAATTGATGAATTATCACATAAACACAGTAGTTTGTTTACAGAATGTTGTTCATATCAACTCCCCCTTCAGATAATGGAATTAGAAAGAGTAGTAGTGTGATTTAATAACAAGACTTGGGCCGAGGAATTCCTGCACTctagaggcagatggagctctgatTTAAGAGCCCAGCTGGTCTATAGAGACAGGTCCAGGTCAGTCAGTCCATGTAAAGGTTCCTTTTGTGAACTATTCctttggaaaaagttaaaatctGAACTAAAAGGTTATGATTCATGGAATCCATTTGATGTGGAAATAGAATCATGGTTTTACATGATGTTGGCAATTTAAGACCTGCTGATATAAGTGAGTGAGCAAAATTTTTGATATCAATTAATGACCTGCATGCTTTTTCTTTACCCTGACTCATTCCTTACTGGTAGGATCAATCTTTTCAGTATTTGGGTTCTGGTTAAATGAGCCAGGAAAGTAACTTTGTAGTATCAGAATGTCATCCAactatatatttactttattgtaAATAATGGTGAACAGTGGTCAATAAATAGTTTtatatgcctttaaaaaaataaaatgtggcaaAGTTTTTATGTAGTGAAGAAGTTGTTCTATATTTGTAACAATTATGAATTTCTCGATGCCTATCTTAGggacaaataaatataaaaagaaaatattaacaaacatGAATGGTAGGTACCAAGCAACAAAGACCAGAAGAatctaaatacatataaataggAGAGAAGTTACCATGGTCAATATAGATTCTTCAGCTGtataattgcaaaaaaaaaaaatcttcattcatTCACCACTGACACTTAAAACAAAAAGGTTGGGCTTGTAAAGGCGGGTAAACAAAGTAGAAGCAAGTCAAAGATAAGTAGGCAAGGGgcctaattaaaatatataaaatgtagttCCAACATGTTGTATGAATATAGTACACCTGTCATTTTTAAACTCTGAGTAGATCACATTTCATGAACTTTCTCATTCAGCATTCTTACTGAGTCAAACAGaaccaatttctcttctattttcttattaCTACATTAAAGCATATACTACTTGGTAGAATCCAACTTCAACCTTTTTAaatcaaacataaaagaaataaaagttgaaTGCTCTGGAAAAACTTGCAAAATTCCTCACATTCAGGACAGGTTGTACCTGAGCAAAAGTGCTTAGCCTTTTGTCAATGCCAAcattgttttttatgtttgtttgtttgtttgtttgttgtttttttaccTAAAATGAATTGCTGTAATGAGTAGTAAAGCAATTTCCGACTTTCTACAGTGTGACCTTCCACTATTTCACCCAAATTTTATGTGGTGAAGCTCCaacaaaatgaggaaaataaagcagcagaaattgtgtgtgtgtgtgtgtgtgtgtgtgtgtgtgtgtgtgtgtgtgattttcctCTGTCATGAAAAGGCAATATATGTACTGCTTCATAGTATTCCTATTACACTCAGAAGGAAATTATCTCTCATTTTGCTAAATTTTAAAGCTAATTAAAATGAGCTATGTTTGATTATAAAAGCCAGTCTTCAACCCACATTAATGAATAATAATCTGTTgcggaaaatattaaaaaacaaatcagccAACTCTCTGAGCTCCGGCTTCTCTCAACTTGCCAACTCCCTGGCAAGGCTGGACCATGTTCCGCTCTAGTGGCAGCACCAGCAGGCCACAGGGCTTCTGCTGGGTGATGTCAACTCGGAGGTCTCTCTGCCCACCAACTATCCGGCgctccctccccccattcctATTTCCTCTTGCTACCACGCAAAGCCCCATGTACCCCACGGTCACCCAATTACTTGGTAGAATTAAAACTCTTAAACCTTATAGTtgaccaatcagatttatgtatgtaaataaaatcatttatgtatgtaaaaaaatcacaattacaagatgccaatacaataatttctgaaccaattgataatgataaaattattaaaattgataaaatgataaaattatcccaattattctaaccttatatcataactacctgtgactGGCTAAAGACATGCTTGTTCACGTCTGCCTCCATTtacctttccttcttctcccctgaTATGCaatctgtctctgcaactcttagctccacctcccttttctctgtccagtCATAGGCCTCCTCTAAACTAATGTAATTAGATGGGGAAAATTCTGCAACAATAATCCCTACCTATTAAAATTTTCACAGAAACCTCTCTTTGTGTACTTCTGATGAATCAAAAGACTTCTAAAAGAGAATCATTCAAAATTCAGTGACCTTACCAACAGAACTCTAGAAACAGTTCAGTGATAATTGATTATTTAGTCAGAGTATTTCATAGATAATAAAATTGCTTTATAACTATTTTACTAATATATGTTTCAcctaaatttattttacaaaaattatttcattaagatCTGACAGAATAAAAGGATTCTCTATAATCTCTGATTCTATGTCTTTAAATTGTTCTACTAAATCAGTACATTTACAATCACAGAATTTCTTCCAATGAAAGTGCTTTTTGATGCTAAGTCAAATGATGATTGTCTAAGTCACTTTAGGAAATAGGCTCTCCCAAAGCCAGTGCTCTACCACCTGCTATGGTTTTTCTGATGGCATCTTTGACTTCCTTGTTCCTCAGGCAGTAGATGATAGGGTTGAGCATGGGAGTGAAGACTGCATAGATGGCTGAGATCAGCTTGTTAGAATTAAATGAAGCAATGGCCCGAGGTCGGACATACATGAAGATCACAGCTGTGTAGAAGATGACTACCACTGTAAGATGAGAAGCACAGGTGGAGAAGGCCTTCCGCTGCCCAGTGGCTGATGGTATTTGCAGGACAGTAGAGACAATGAAGACATAGGAaagaacagtagctgagagtggGAATATAAGGATGACGATGGCAAGGGCAAAATCTACTGTCTCAGCCATAGATAAGTTCATACAGGCTAACTTAAGGATGGGTGACACATCACAGAAAAAATGGTTCAAGACATTATTGCCACAGAAGGCAACTCGCGAGATAAAGTACACCTTTGCCATGGAGATGGTGAAGCCACTCACCCAGGAACTAATGGTCAGTTGAACACAAAATCCTGTGGTCATCATGACTGGATAGCGAAGAGGCCAACAAATGGCTACATAACGATCATAGGCCATGGCAGCTAAAAGTACGCATTCAGTACAGGCAAGGGACATGAAGAAGTAGAGCTGAGTCATACATCCCAAGAAAGAAATGGTATTGGGGCGAAATAGGAATCCAGCCAGCATCTTAGGGACAGTGACAGATATATACCAGGCCTCCAGAAAGGACATAGTACTCAGAAAATAGTACATAGGCTTGTGCAGTGACCCAGTGACCCATACAGTAAGAATGATGACCAGATTTTCCAAAAGCACAAACACATAAGttatgaagaagatgaagaaaagcagaatTTGCAGCCATGGAGCAGTAGGGAAGCCCATGAGGATGAACTCACTGATGTTGGTGATGTTTTCCATCCACAAAGTTGGATCACCAAATGACAAAAGATTGAATGCTAATATCAGAAAATTGAAGAGGAAGATCCACGAGAGTATCAGGGGGCCATTAGGCTGAAgattggttttattattattaaaatcttACTCTTGATTCCTCATCTACCATGAGGCTGATGTGGGAAATAAGAGAGGCCATAAGATGAGTCCAGAAAAATAGAGACCTAAAACAAAGAACACAGCCAAGAATGTTGAAACCACATTATGAGGCCATCTCTAAGGTTTAGGTCTTTGGATCTGAGTTGGGAGTGGATCTACACATGGTAGTTGGGGTGAGCACTTTCCAGTCAGTGCATTCTTCTGTTTCAGAAGAAACTATGAGACAGGAAATTATGTGACAGGGAAAAGTTTCTAGGATGGTCCATCTGGAATGTGGCAAGTTCAAAATCgggataaaataaaagaacaactaCTAGATTAACCACCCTCCCCCCTGGTCAGGACAACTGGTGATTCTAGATTGCTGTACATATTTTGAAGACTATATTAATGCTTCTCTTCCTATGTTTAGAGCAGTGCCTTTAATTTGCCTGctgttaaaatgtttttcttcctactgggttgacTTGTCTTGCTTTGATATAAGGGTTTGTCCTAgtcttttttttagtttttaatatttttataagatattttctttatttacatttcaaatgctatcctgaaagttccctataccctccccccagccgcccctgatcccctacccacccactctcacttcttggccctggcattcccctgtactgggtcatataaagtttgcaagaccaaggggactctcttcccaatgatggccaaataggccatcttctgccacatatgcagctagagacacaagctctggggtactggttagttcatattgttgttccacctatagggttgcagaccccttcaactccttgggtactttctctagctcctccattttgtcctagtcttattgtaacttgctAGGCCAtattggttgatatccctgggagacctgcttttttctaaagagaaatggtGAAAGAGTGactctgggggagaggggaggtgtgtatgtgtttgtttggggGACTGGATtttgaggagagaaggaagaagaaactacTGTAGGAATGTAATGTATGagataagaataaatttaaaaagaaataaataaaaagaaaagaaaatgttataccTTTCAGATGTCATATATTAATGCAAATAATAATCATAATGTATACTTATATAGAGAATAGTACATGAATGTGGATATGGTATGTAGTAGATGCCCAAAACTTTTGCTAGCAGCCCTCTATATACTCTGTtcttatacacatgtgtacacacacacacacacacacacgtacaccacacattttataatttatataatatattcaaatttatacTTTAGacacagtaaaatataaataatcatGGTTTATAATAaactagaacaataagaaaagtacagttttaaaagatatatgCAGATGATATCTTTATCTTTTAGTTTCTTTCCCAAAATTTCTTACTATAAGATAGGTCTTAGCATATagttttttccttcttgtgtcaGGAAAATTTACCTTTTCACTTGCCAGCATCATTAGTTTTACACCTTTGAGACATTGTGACATAAAACAATGGTCACTTAAACATAAGCACTGCCACAGGAGGGGCAATGAGTAGACTAGGAGTGAGTGATGCAGAATAGGGTGACTATGTTGAACACAAGAATTCTTCTTGTGAGAGGGGAATGACATGGGACTTCGctgtttaaaatatacaatttaaaccTGAAGATAATTCATTGCTGTAACTTTCCATTTAATGCTTTAGATTATAGTTGACCATAAATAGCTATAATCATGAGGATCAAAATGGTTGATAAAGGGGGATTATAAAGTATGAATATACTTACAAACAAATGTGCACTTATACCATACCACACgttatttaattttaagttaatttacaAACATAATTTATGCTTTCTGAAAACATAAGGTTAAATGTCAATATTGAAACAAGTATCACTTGATTAATTCCAATTCTGAACTGTAAATATTACTACTTTAGATACAAGTTGAACACAGGTTGCATTGAGAAGCTTATTTGAGTAGAGTAGATTCAAGAGGTGAATTCAGAAAGGCCCTAGCTCTCCAGGGGACAATGTGGGCTGAGGACACAATTACAATTTGAACAGAGATAGAAGTTGGCGTCAAATTAGAAGTAAAATTAactaaagttaaaaatattttctggaagcAGAAATTTactcaaaagaaaatacagaactcAGGAAATGggaaataatatgtaaaatattctaaatatccactgattatttctcattttcatcatttttaagtGACCATAAATTAGTTGGTTATTATATATTGGGATAATGGCTATAGTGAAGTAGAACTCAAATTTGACTTCTTTCTCCACCAAAAGAATtattctttaattaattttaatgacaTCTCTCAGGAGAATTTTTTACCCAAGGTGTGTAAAAGAGGGAGAAGCACATAACTTAGTTCTGAACCATTACCAAGTAAGGTAGTAAAGGAATGTTTGCAGCTTGGTGCCCTTACCATGTCTGATTTTAATGTACTTgaaacacattatatacacatgaCAGGAGTCTACAGAGAAAGCAGACCCAATGGCTACAGTCCATCAAAGCAATGAGGAAAGCATTCACCAGTGTAACATATAGGTGGAAAGTAAACTCTAATTCATGACTTATTGCTTTATGGATTTGTAAACCTCAAGTGTCTAAGCCAATTCACTCTATAGTAGAAAGGGGCTAGAGAGCATAATTAGTGGTAAAGAGAAACTatcaactttttatttaaagGCCTGTCCTCCATtggatattaaaaatataaagcagtCATTGGATGtcggtagtacacacctttaatctctgctcaggaagcagatgcagacagatctctttgaatttgaagccagcagtctacatagtgagttctaggcatgCCAGTGCTAAATAATGAGACCTAGtctcataaaaaggaaaaaaaagaaagaaaagaagggaagagaagaggagagaagagaagagaagagaagagaagagaagagaagagaagagaagagaagagaagagaaaaagaaaagaaagagaagagaaaatataaagatgGAAAAGGAGTCAGATTCCTCTGTCTAAGAACTTGAAAGGAGCTAAACAACAAATATTATAGCCAGGTAGCTCACTGTAGAAGGGATCCAACATTCTATCTAATAAACAGGATTTTATTATTTGAACCTGGATAGCTGAGCccagataagaaaaaaaaaagtatacaagtGAATAAATGGCACTATGATAATTTATTGAAGTTTAAACCACACACTAATAGAGAGATTGATACAGAATTACTGCAAGTTTGAATCCAGGCTGATCTATACATGGTGAGGTCCaaacagccatggctatacaaaaataaaacccttctcaaaagaaaacaagcaaacaaacaaacaaacaaaaagatgatgCGTCTTTATAGCTAATCTACAGTACATTTTAGGAAACTAATCATCTATCCCACctcttttatatattaaattcatTAGTTTACCAGTGTTTACTGAGAACCTACTATGGGGCAAGCACTGTCTTAGACATTTAAGTGGCTCAGTTAGCAAGGTAGAGAAATCAGGTAAAGTACCCTTTGGTGATTGCATtgtaaggaaaataaacaggCAATAAAGAGTGAATACATCAAgtataaaaatgtagaaatggAAAAGTTCTTAGGATAAACTTAACAAAACTAGAAGAGGAGTGCAGCCAATGCCAATAAGTTATTTTAATCATAATGGTAAGGACAGAT
Proteins encoded in this region:
- the LOC110333081 gene encoding olfactory receptor 6; protein product: MENITNISEFILMGFPTAPWLQILLFFIFFITYVFVLLENLVIILTVWVTGSLHKPMYYFLSTMSFLEAWYISVTVPKMLAGFLFRPNTISFLGCMTQLYFFMSLACTECVLLAAMAYDRYVAICWPLRYPVMMTTGFCVQLTISSWVSGFTISMAKVYFISRVAFCGNNVLNHFFCDVSPILKLACMNLSMAETVDFALAIVILIFPLSATVLSYVFIVSTVLQIPSATGQRKAFSTCASHLTVVVIFYTAVIFMYVRPRAIASFNSNKLISAIYAVFTPMLNPIIYCLRNKEVKDAIRKTIAGGRALALGEPIS